A portion of the Streptomyces sp. NBC_01335 genome contains these proteins:
- a CDS encoding GTP-binding protein: MTTPQAAPSAVKILIAGGFGVGKTTLVGAVSEVAPLRTEEFLTKASIGVDDLAGVGQKSTTTVALDFGRITVSPELVVYLFGTPGQERFWFMWNDLVNGALGGVVIADTRRLDTSFASIDFFESRDIPFVVAINCFHGHNTRSPGEIRAALDLDPHVPLLVGDVRERSFGRDVLLALVDHLMALPAAVG; this comes from the coding sequence ATGACAACGCCTCAAGCGGCGCCCAGCGCCGTCAAGATACTCATCGCCGGTGGCTTCGGCGTCGGAAAGACCACCCTGGTGGGCGCGGTCAGCGAGGTCGCCCCGCTGCGCACCGAGGAGTTCCTGACCAAGGCCAGCATCGGTGTGGACGACCTGGCCGGTGTCGGCCAGAAGAGCACCACGACGGTCGCGCTGGACTTCGGCCGCATCACGGTCAGCCCGGAGCTGGTCGTCTACCTGTTCGGCACGCCCGGGCAGGAACGCTTCTGGTTCATGTGGAACGACCTGGTCAACGGGGCCCTGGGCGGTGTCGTCATCGCCGACACCCGCCGGCTGGACACCAGTTTCGCCTCGATCGACTTCTTCGAGAGCCGGGACATCCCGTTCGTGGTGGCGATCAACTGCTTCCACGGGCACAACACCCGCAGCCCCGGGGAGATCCGCGCGGCGCTCGACCTGGACCCGCACGTCCCCCTCCTCGTCGGCGACGTGCGTGAGCGGTCCTTCGGCCGTGACGTGCTGCTGGCCCTGGTCGACCATCTGATGGCCCTGCCGGCGGCGGTCGGCTGA
- a CDS encoding DUF742 domain-containing protein yields MTPYWDDDEIDAYEDDGAGTMVRPYTITRGRTAPERDDFTLITVLTTARELRDEHGAPLRPVRLQPEHRMILDRCMHPAAVAEVSADLDLPISVTKILLADLVSQGLLLARAPLSVARASGGADMGLLAAVRDGLRRL; encoded by the coding sequence GTGACGCCCTACTGGGACGACGACGAGATCGACGCCTATGAGGACGACGGTGCGGGCACCATGGTGCGCCCGTACACGATCACCCGGGGCCGGACCGCTCCCGAGCGGGACGACTTCACCCTCATCACCGTGCTGACGACCGCGCGCGAGCTGCGGGACGAGCACGGTGCGCCGTTGCGGCCGGTCCGGCTCCAGCCGGAACACCGCATGATCCTCGACCGCTGCATGCACCCCGCCGCGGTCGCCGAGGTGTCCGCCGATCTCGACCTGCCGATCTCGGTGACCAAGATCCTGCTGGCGGATCTGGTCTCCCAGGGCCTGCTGCTGGCCCGTGCCCCGCTCTCGGTGGCACGGGCCTCCGGCGGGGCCGACATGGGCCTGCTGGCCGCCGTACGTGACGGACTCCGGAGACTCTGA
- a CDS encoding roadblock/LC7 domain-containing protein, with protein MTRTTATLQDLDWLLDGLVDSVAETVNAVLLSDDGLVVSHSRTIDRSDAERLAAICTGQQSLARGVGQLFRGGTVHQVIVELADLWLFIITAGQGTHLAVVASQEVDAEVMSLAMHNLVQQVGQKLTAPVRGEFDAFGTGDGQRV; from the coding sequence ATGACACGCACAACGGCCACGCTCCAGGATCTCGACTGGTTGCTCGACGGCTTGGTGGACTCGGTGGCTGAGACCGTCAACGCCGTGCTGCTGTCCGACGACGGACTGGTCGTGAGCCACTCCCGGACCATCGACCGGTCCGACGCCGAGCGGCTCGCCGCGATCTGCACCGGGCAGCAGAGCCTCGCCCGGGGCGTGGGCCAGCTGTTCCGGGGCGGCACGGTGCACCAGGTCATCGTGGAGCTGGCCGACCTGTGGCTCTTCATCATCACCGCCGGCCAGGGCACCCACCTCGCCGTCGTCGCCTCCCAGGAGGTGGACGCCGAGGTGATGTCGCTCGCCATGCACAACCTGGTCCAGCAGGTCGGCCAGAAGCTCACCGCGCCGGTGCGCGGCGAGTTCGACGCCTTCGGCACCGGGGACGGGCAGCGGGTGTGA
- a CDS encoding nitrate- and nitrite sensing domain-containing protein: protein MSLRTALLILAIVPGIALAALWAVTSGQILLDFQRQAAQGQLAQKAGQPSNIVYYNLQEERRLSAEALADPDASKEALQRQRKLTDKAIETFQSVSDISADSAPAKVREAVGKARESINQLPAQRTLVDQGDDEQQAVVYGYYTDLIAVDLQLFAALSQVDNGEVTTASAPLVDLFWVKEMVSRSDALLARGWPDGKLSTADLAQLREEITGQSFQYSTKVLPNLPADERAMWNKIADGEAWKTKTKLESQILAPRDADSKGFVRITASEKTWRSTMDEVTPQLVSLLEHRTSLVVSIGKNTIVSLLVKMIVTTVVGLLAVIAVVLTTWRLTRNLRRRIKGLQDRAEELERTLPDVVERLGQGEKIDVEAEARAIESDRKGKAGDEITQLGDALNLARTSALAAAVKQADQHRGFERLLQRIARRTQQLIGQQLKKLDELERKHEDPEVLDGLFDLDHLTARLRRYEENLVILAGGAPHRRWRKPVPLLDVMRSAQGEVQDYQRVVLDLDGTPWLSERAVGPVSHVLAELIENALTFSRPPSPVEVRAAKVSRGLAIEVEDRGLGMEEHQLAEANELMSRPPRMDVLAHSEDIRLGLHVISRLAHQHDLRVEFRSSAFGGTRVVVLVPDELTVAHPTGRPVAAVSAAPAPAPEPVREEAPASTGALPSRVQGRAMAGVTALVDHAAARSQRSAPPVASEARPPAAATDTDRPVQSGTYSVPEPPYSAPEEPYGQESYAETSYAPAQESYGTPEGSYGSGDQPPYGPGDQAYGPSAPYASGDQGYAAQEQPYMTAAGQYPVPGHGFGDEDARAGQFPDPGPAYPESYQEPYQEQPSYPGGYPDTDTSPYGNHAHGGDRQPEVLGHPALPPGGDAPAPGSEPPLPRRVRQASLVDELRVDPAAGRPAAAPRTPSWDENPLLRPAPRRAGAAIGAFQRRSREARSADGTSAQTPPPPSPLNPREERS from the coding sequence ATGTCGCTGCGGACAGCCCTGCTCATCCTGGCCATCGTCCCCGGCATCGCCCTCGCGGCCCTCTGGGCGGTCACCAGTGGTCAGATCCTGCTCGACTTCCAGCGGCAGGCAGCCCAGGGGCAGTTGGCCCAGAAGGCCGGCCAGCCGTCCAACATCGTGTACTACAACCTGCAGGAGGAACGGCGGCTCAGCGCAGAGGCGCTGGCCGATCCCGATGCTTCGAAGGAGGCGCTCCAGCGGCAGCGCAAGCTCACCGACAAGGCGATCGAGACCTTCCAGTCCGTCTCGGACATCTCCGCCGACAGCGCCCCCGCCAAGGTGCGCGAGGCCGTCGGCAAGGCCCGTGAGTCCATCAACCAGCTTCCCGCGCAACGGACGTTGGTGGACCAGGGCGACGACGAGCAGCAGGCGGTCGTCTACGGCTACTACACCGACCTCATCGCGGTCGACCTCCAGCTCTTCGCCGCCCTCAGCCAGGTGGACAACGGCGAGGTGACCACGGCGTCCGCGCCGCTGGTCGACCTCTTCTGGGTCAAGGAGATGGTCTCCCGCTCGGACGCGCTGCTGGCCCGCGGCTGGCCCGACGGCAAGCTCAGCACCGCCGACCTCGCGCAGCTGCGCGAGGAGATCACCGGCCAGTCCTTCCAGTACTCCACCAAGGTGCTCCCCAACCTCCCCGCCGACGAGCGGGCGATGTGGAACAAGATCGCCGACGGCGAGGCGTGGAAGACGAAGACGAAGCTGGAGTCGCAGATCCTCGCGCCCCGCGACGCCGACTCCAAGGGGTTCGTCCGGATCACTGCCTCGGAGAAGACCTGGCGTTCGACGATGGACGAGGTCACCCCCCAACTGGTGAGTCTGCTCGAACACCGCACCTCGCTGGTGGTCTCGATCGGCAAGAACACCATCGTGTCGCTGCTGGTCAAGATGATCGTCACCACGGTGGTCGGCCTGCTGGCCGTGATCGCGGTCGTCCTGACCACCTGGCGCCTCACGCGTAACCTGCGCCGCCGCATCAAGGGTCTCCAGGACCGCGCGGAGGAGCTGGAACGCACCCTGCCGGACGTCGTCGAACGGCTCGGCCAGGGCGAGAAGATCGATGTCGAGGCCGAGGCCCGCGCCATCGAGTCGGACCGCAAGGGCAAGGCCGGCGACGAGATCACCCAGCTCGGCGACGCGCTCAACCTGGCCCGCACCAGCGCGCTCGCCGCCGCCGTCAAACAGGCGGACCAGCACCGCGGGTTCGAACGCCTCCTCCAGCGCATCGCCCGCCGCACCCAGCAGCTCATCGGCCAGCAGCTGAAGAAGCTGGACGAGCTGGAGCGCAAGCACGAGGACCCCGAGGTGCTCGACGGCCTCTTCGACCTGGACCACCTCACCGCGCGTCTGCGCCGGTACGAGGAGAACCTGGTCATCCTGGCCGGCGGCGCCCCGCACCGGCGCTGGCGCAAGCCCGTTCCGCTGCTGGACGTCATGCGCTCCGCCCAGGGCGAAGTGCAGGACTACCAGCGGGTGGTGCTCGACCTCGACGGAACGCCCTGGCTCTCCGAGCGGGCCGTCGGCCCGGTCTCGCACGTGCTGGCCGAACTGATCGAGAACGCGCTGACGTTCTCCCGTCCGCCGAGTCCGGTGGAGGTGCGCGCCGCCAAGGTGAGCCGCGGTCTGGCCATCGAGGTCGAGGACCGCGGACTCGGCATGGAGGAGCACCAACTGGCGGAAGCCAACGAGCTGATGAGCCGGCCGCCCCGGATGGACGTGCTCGCCCACTCCGAGGACATCCGGCTCGGCCTCCACGTGATCTCCCGCCTCGCCCACCAGCACGACCTGCGGGTGGAGTTCCGTTCGTCGGCGTTCGGCGGCACCCGGGTCGTCGTCCTCGTCCCCGACGAGCTCACGGTCGCCCATCCGACCGGGCGCCCGGTCGCCGCCGTGTCCGCGGCCCCGGCCCCCGCGCCGGAGCCCGTACGCGAGGAGGCCCCCGCCTCCACCGGTGCGCTGCCGTCCCGCGTCCAGGGCCGGGCGATGGCCGGAGTCACCGCCCTGGTCGACCACGCCGCCGCCCGCTCCCAGCGGTCCGCGCCCCCCGTCGCGTCCGAGGCCCGGCCCCCCGCCGCCGCCACGGACACGGACCGGCCGGTCCAGTCGGGTACGTACAGCGTCCCGGAACCCCCGTACTCCGCCCCCGAGGAGCCGTACGGCCAGGAGTCGTACGCCGAGACCTCCTACGCCCCCGCGCAGGAGTCGTACGGCACCCCCGAGGGCTCCTACGGTTCCGGCGACCAGCCTCCCTACGGTCCGGGCGACCAGGCGTACGGGCCCTCGGCCCCCTACGCGTCCGGCGACCAGGGGTACGCCGCCCAGGAGCAGCCGTACATGACGGCGGCCGGGCAGTACCCGGTGCCGGGGCACGGTTTCGGGGACGAGGACGCGCGGGCCGGGCAGTTCCCCGACCCCGGGCCCGCCTACCCGGAGTCGTACCAGGAGCCGTACCAGGAGCAGCCGTCGTACCCGGGCGGTTACCCGGACACGGACACCTCGCCCTACGGGAACCACGCGCACGGCGGCGACCGGCAGCCCGAGGTCCTGGGCCATCCGGCGCTCCCGCCCGGCGGGGACGCCCCGGCACCCGGTTCGGAGCCCCCGCTCCCCCGCCGGGTCCGTCAGGCCAGCCTGGTAGACGAGTTGCGGGTCGACCCCGCGGCCGGCCGTCCGGCCGCCGCGCCCAGGACCCCGAGCTGGGACGAGAACCCCCTGCTCAGGCCCGCTCCCCGGCGTGCCGGTGCGGCGATCGGGGCGTTCCAGCGGCGGTCGCGCGAGGCGCGTTCGGCCGACGGGACGTCCGCGCAGACTCCCCCTCCCCCTTCGCCCCTCAACCCGAGAGAAGAACGGTCATGA
- a CDS encoding Na+/H+ antiporter subunit A: protein MIALVLCHFALAACAGPLVHRLGSRAFAVLALPPAATTVWAFTMWTNAADGRAGTWSWEWIPAYDVSVDLRLDALAELMVLLAAGVGTLVLLYCASYFADDTPQLARFGGNLLAFAGAMLALVLADDLITLYVFWELTTVFSYLLIGHTSEKKQNRRSALQALTVTTLGGLAMLVGFLIIGRAAGTYRISGIVADPPTASVAVQVAVALVLAGALSKSAIWPFSLWLPNAMAAPSPVSAYLHAAAMVKAGVYLVARLAPAFADVPLWRPVVLVLGAATMLLGGWRALRLHDLKLVLAYGTVSQLGFLTLLAGDGSRDAALAAAAMILAHAVFKAPLFLVIGIVDHATGTRDLRRLSGVGRSLPLVCAVGVLSAASMAALPPMLGFAAKEAAFEALLHGDTADLWTLAATVAGSALTTAYALRFVWGAFLRKPGTADTPVHRVSAAFLAPPAVLAVAGLVLGPGVGWTDHLFAAYADAFPATAYPYHLALWHGFTTALLLSAVAWVGGALLFAARAPVRTFSRRIAWPTADSVFGHLLLGLERLALQITGLVQRGSLSVYLATTLLVLIAGQLAVLVTDRPWDDAAAPRLWDSPLQGALAVLTSAAALLCLTVSRRMKAVVLAGLTGYGTALLFVVQGAPDLALTQFCVETVSMIVFVLVLRRMPVHFQETVSSWRRAVRIPVALAAAATFGVAVWVSAAARTAEPAGAAMVAEAASHGLKDVVATILVDLRAWDTMGESAVLAAAAVGVTSLIYLHRRSEQPPPASGEEPSGRSPSAAPAPAGLPSLTATPAPGTAWSLSRGREALTGLPQGDEGAPERDWLAATSTLAPEHRSLVFEVVARLLFHPVLVLSVYLLFCAENMPGGGFVAGLVGSVALITRYLAGGRFELAEAAPLPPGLVTGMGLFLSTGVALLGLFDGTVLHAWTYHGHLPVLGDYHLGTSVLFDCGVYLLVLGVVLDIVRALGAKIDRQIERAAALRHQGPAEAGGGAR, encoded by the coding sequence GTGATCGCGCTCGTCCTCTGCCACTTCGCCCTGGCGGCCTGCGCCGGTCCCCTGGTGCACCGGCTGGGCAGCCGTGCGTTCGCCGTGCTCGCGCTCCCCCCGGCCGCCACCACGGTCTGGGCCTTCACGATGTGGACGAACGCCGCAGACGGGCGGGCCGGCACCTGGTCCTGGGAGTGGATCCCCGCGTACGACGTCTCCGTCGACCTGCGCCTGGACGCCCTTGCCGAGCTGATGGTGCTGCTCGCCGCCGGGGTCGGCACCCTCGTGCTCCTCTACTGCGCCTCGTACTTCGCCGACGACACCCCCCAACTGGCCCGGTTCGGCGGGAACCTGCTGGCCTTCGCCGGCGCGATGCTCGCGCTCGTCCTCGCCGACGACCTGATCACGCTCTACGTGTTCTGGGAGCTGACCACCGTCTTCTCCTACCTGCTGATCGGGCACACCAGCGAGAAGAAGCAGAACCGCAGATCGGCGCTCCAGGCCCTCACCGTCACCACCCTCGGCGGACTCGCCATGCTGGTCGGGTTCCTGATCATCGGCCGGGCGGCGGGCACTTACCGGATCTCCGGGATCGTCGCCGACCCGCCCACCGCCTCCGTCGCCGTCCAGGTCGCCGTCGCGCTGGTCCTGGCGGGCGCGCTGTCCAAGTCCGCCATCTGGCCGTTCTCCCTCTGGCTGCCCAACGCCATGGCCGCCCCGTCCCCGGTCAGCGCCTACCTGCACGCCGCCGCGATGGTGAAGGCCGGCGTCTACCTGGTGGCCCGGCTCGCCCCCGCCTTCGCCGACGTACCGCTGTGGCGCCCGGTCGTCCTCGTGCTCGGCGCCGCCACCATGCTGCTCGGCGGCTGGCGCGCGCTGCGCCTGCACGACCTCAAACTCGTCCTCGCCTACGGCACGGTGAGCCAACTCGGCTTCCTCACCCTGCTGGCCGGGGACGGCAGCCGGGACGCCGCACTCGCCGCCGCCGCGATGATCCTGGCGCACGCCGTGTTCAAGGCCCCGCTCTTCCTCGTCATCGGGATCGTCGACCACGCGACCGGCACCCGCGACCTGCGCCGGCTCTCCGGCGTCGGCCGCTCCCTGCCGCTCGTCTGCGCCGTCGGCGTGCTCTCCGCCGCGTCCATGGCCGCGCTGCCCCCGATGCTCGGATTCGCCGCCAAGGAAGCCGCGTTCGAGGCACTCCTGCACGGGGACACCGCCGACCTCTGGACGCTCGCCGCCACCGTGGCGGGCTCCGCGCTCACCACCGCGTACGCCCTCCGGTTCGTCTGGGGCGCCTTCCTCCGCAAGCCGGGCACCGCCGACACCCCCGTCCACCGGGTCTCCGCCGCCTTCCTCGCCCCGCCCGCCGTGCTCGCCGTCGCCGGGCTGGTGCTCGGGCCCGGGGTCGGCTGGACGGACCACCTGTTCGCCGCGTACGCCGACGCGTTCCCGGCCACCGCGTACCCCTACCACCTCGCGCTCTGGCACGGCTTCACCACCGCGCTGCTGCTCTCCGCCGTCGCCTGGGTGGGCGGCGCCCTGCTCTTCGCCGCCCGCGCCCCCGTCCGTACGTTCTCCCGGCGCATCGCCTGGCCCACCGCCGACAGCGTCTTCGGCCACCTGCTGCTCGGCCTGGAACGCCTCGCCCTCCAGATCACCGGCCTGGTGCAACGAGGTTCGCTCTCCGTCTACCTCGCCACCACCCTGCTCGTCCTGATCGCCGGACAGCTCGCGGTCCTCGTCACCGACCGCCCCTGGGACGACGCGGCCGCCCCCCGGCTCTGGGACTCCCCGCTCCAGGGCGCCCTGGCGGTCCTCACCAGCGCCGCGGCCCTGCTCTGCCTCACCGTGAGCCGCCGCATGAAGGCCGTGGTGCTGGCCGGTCTCACCGGCTACGGCACCGCGCTGCTCTTCGTCGTCCAGGGCGCCCCGGACCTGGCGCTGACCCAGTTCTGCGTGGAGACCGTCTCGATGATCGTGTTCGTGCTGGTGCTGCGCCGGATGCCGGTGCACTTCCAGGAGACCGTCAGCTCCTGGCGGCGGGCCGTACGCATCCCCGTCGCCCTCGCGGCGGCCGCCACGTTCGGGGTCGCCGTCTGGGTCTCCGCCGCCGCGCGCACCGCCGAACCGGCCGGCGCGGCGATGGTGGCGGAGGCCGCGAGCCACGGCCTCAAAGACGTCGTCGCCACCATCCTGGTCGACCTGCGGGCCTGGGACACCATGGGCGAGTCGGCGGTGCTCGCCGCCGCCGCGGTGGGCGTCACCAGCCTGATCTACCTGCACCGCAGGAGCGAGCAGCCACCACCCGCCTCCGGCGAGGAGCCCTCCGGCCGCTCCCCGTCCGCCGCCCCCGCACCGGCCGGCCTCCCCTCGCTCACCGCCACCCCGGCACCCGGCACCGCCTGGTCGCTCTCCCGCGGCCGCGAGGCACTCACCGGACTCCCGCAGGGCGACGAGGGCGCCCCCGAACGCGACTGGCTCGCCGCGACCTCCACCCTCGCCCCCGAACACCGCTCACTCGTCTTCGAGGTGGTGGCCCGGCTGCTCTTCCACCCCGTCCTGGTGCTCTCCGTCTACCTCCTCTTCTGCGCGGAGAACATGCCGGGCGGCGGGTTCGTCGCCGGACTGGTCGGCTCCGTCGCCCTCATCACCCGCTACCTCGCGGGCGGCCGGTTCGAGCTCGCGGAGGCGGCACCGCTGCCCCCCGGACTCGTCACGGGCATGGGCCTGTTCCTCTCCACCGGCGTCGCCCTGCTCGGACTCTTCGACGGCACCGTGCTGCACGCCTGGACCTACCACGGCCACCTCCCGGTCCTCGGCGACTACCACCTCGGCACCTCGGTGCTCTTCGACTGCGGGGTCTACCTGCTGGTCCTCGGCGTCGTCCTCGACATCGTCCGCGCCCTCGGTGCGAAGATCGACCGGCAGATCGAACGAGCCGCCGCCCTGCGGCACCAGGGCCCCGCCGAGGCGGGGGGCGGCGCCCGGTGA
- a CDS encoding Na(+)/H(+) antiporter subunit C — MTVSASLLATAVVLCAVGGILMLTRPLTRILLGAVIIGNGINLLVLSGTGSAGAAPLLYGVPLREVTDPLPQAIALTAIVITLATTAFLLAMAYRSHQLTGTDEVHDDLEDRRIALRAEVRGERAQLIEEYRTGDAPTSEERARYLEERRRLRHRLRADRALQARGRDATGDLWHDVLGADPEDYAEAAGAEAAGREAAGTEEPPSGDPSRGPRPGDDPHRPRPGDDHRGDAG, encoded by the coding sequence GTGACCGTCAGCGCCTCCCTGCTCGCCACCGCCGTCGTGCTCTGCGCGGTCGGCGGCATCCTCATGCTCACCAGGCCGCTGACCCGCATCCTGCTGGGCGCGGTGATCATCGGCAACGGCATCAACCTCCTCGTGCTCTCCGGCACCGGCTCGGCCGGCGCGGCGCCCCTGCTCTACGGCGTACCGCTGCGCGAGGTCACCGACCCGCTGCCGCAGGCCATCGCGCTCACCGCGATCGTCATCACCCTCGCCACCACCGCGTTCCTGCTCGCCATGGCCTACCGCAGCCACCAGCTGACCGGCACCGACGAGGTCCACGACGACCTGGAGGACCGGCGCATCGCGCTCCGCGCCGAGGTACGCGGCGAACGCGCCCAGCTCATCGAGGAGTACCGGACCGGGGACGCCCCCACCAGCGAGGAACGCGCCCGCTACCTGGAGGAACGCCGCCGCCTGCGCCACCGGCTGCGCGCCGACCGCGCCCTCCAGGCCCGGGGGAGGGACGCGACCGGAGACCTCTGGCACGACGTGCTCGGCGCCGACCCGGAGGACTACGCGGAAGCCGCCGGTGCGGAAGCCGCCGGTAGGGAAGCCGCCGGCACGGAAGAACCCCCCTCGGGCGACCCCTCGCGCGGCCCCCGCCCGGGAGACGACCCGCACCGCCCCCGCCCGGGAGACGACCACCGAGGAGACGCCGGATGA
- a CDS encoding Na+/H+ antiporter subunit D, translating to MNALVPLPVLLPLCATGLSLAFGTRLKRFQRFISVAVLTLVLGLSAGLMAATQSEGPLSVHLGDFAPPLGITLVADRLSALMLTVSSAVTLCVLVYSLGQGMADRDEETPVAVFHPAYLILVAGVSCTFLAGDLVNLYVGFEIMLVASFVLLTLGGTGPRVRAGSTYVIISLFSSMLFLTAIAMTYAATGTANFAQLAQRLPELPLGVQTLIQAMLLTVFAVKAAVFPLGAWLPDSYPTAPAPVTAVFAGLLTKVGVYSMLRTETLLFPGNRVGDLLMALALASMIVGILGAVAQTDLKRLFSFTLISHIGYMIFGIGLATRQSYGGAIVYVTHHITVQTTLFLVAGLMERRGGTTELTRTGGLARAAPLLAVLYLVPALNMAGIPPFSGFIGKLGLMRAGVADGSVWAWLLVAGSTATSLLTLYVMAKVWNLAFWRDAPPGQALDGTVLEADSDEDDDDTDMGPDRMPGTGDEPVSRLPGPAGRAFAATLHGRAITTTTRLPRTMVAATAAGVAISLSFTVFAGPLTTYTDRAAAELLRRTPYIEEVLGR from the coding sequence ATGAACGCCCTCGTCCCGCTGCCGGTGCTGCTGCCGCTCTGCGCCACCGGACTCAGCCTCGCCTTCGGCACCCGCCTCAAGCGCTTCCAGCGCTTCATCAGCGTCGCCGTGCTCACGCTCGTCCTCGGGCTCTCCGCGGGACTCATGGCCGCCACCCAGTCCGAAGGGCCGCTCTCCGTCCACCTCGGGGACTTCGCCCCGCCGCTCGGCATCACCCTGGTCGCCGACCGGCTCTCCGCCCTGATGCTGACCGTCTCCTCGGCCGTCACCCTCTGCGTGCTCGTCTACTCCCTCGGGCAGGGCATGGCCGACCGGGACGAGGAGACACCCGTCGCCGTCTTCCACCCCGCCTACCTCATCCTGGTCGCCGGGGTCTCCTGCACCTTCCTCGCCGGAGACCTCGTCAACCTCTACGTCGGCTTCGAGATCATGCTCGTCGCGAGCTTCGTGCTGCTCACCCTCGGCGGCACCGGGCCGCGCGTGCGCGCCGGATCCACCTACGTGATCATCTCGCTCTTCTCCTCGATGCTCTTCCTCACCGCCATCGCCATGACCTACGCGGCGACCGGCACCGCCAACTTCGCCCAGCTCGCCCAACGGCTGCCCGAACTCCCGCTCGGCGTGCAGACGTTGATCCAGGCGATGCTGCTGACGGTCTTCGCCGTCAAGGCCGCCGTCTTCCCGCTCGGCGCCTGGCTCCCCGACTCGTACCCCACGGCGCCCGCGCCCGTCACCGCCGTCTTCGCCGGGCTGCTCACCAAGGTCGGCGTCTACAGCATGCTGCGCACCGAGACGCTGCTCTTCCCCGGCAACCGGGTCGGCGACCTGCTGATGGCCCTCGCCCTCGCCTCGATGATCGTCGGCATCCTGGGCGCCGTCGCCCAGACCGACCTCAAGCGGCTGTTCTCCTTCACCCTGATCAGCCACATCGGCTACATGATCTTCGGTATCGGCCTCGCCACCCGCCAGTCCTACGGCGGCGCGATCGTCTACGTCACCCACCACATCACCGTGCAGACCACGCTCTTCCTCGTCGCCGGGCTGATGGAACGCCGGGGCGGCACCACCGAACTCACCCGGACCGGCGGCCTCGCCCGGGCCGCCCCGCTGCTCGCCGTGCTCTACCTCGTCCCCGCCCTCAACATGGCGGGCATCCCGCCCTTCTCCGGATTCATCGGCAAGCTCGGCCTGATGCGCGCCGGTGTGGCCGACGGCAGCGTCTGGGCCTGGCTCCTGGTGGCCGGCTCCACGGCGACCAGCCTGCTCACGCTGTACGTGATGGCCAAGGTCTGGAACCTGGCGTTCTGGCGCGACGCCCCGCCCGGACAGGCCCTCGACGGCACCGTCCTGGAGGCCGACTCCGACGAGGACGACGACGACACGGACATGGGACCGGACCGCATGCCCGGCACGGGCGACGAGCCGGTGAGCCGGCTGCCCGGACCGGCCGGACGCGCGTTCGCCGCCACCCTGCACGGGCGCGCCATCACCACCACGACCCGGCTGCCCCGCACCATGGTCGCGGCCACCGCCGCCGGAGTCGCGATCAGCCTCTCCTTCACCGTCTTCGCCGGACCGCTGACCACCTACACCGACCGGGCCGCCGCCGAACTCCTGCGGCGCACCCCCTACATCGAGGAGGTGCTCGGCCGGTGA
- a CDS encoding Na+/H+ antiporter subunit E, whose translation MPPLSLTLGRSGRRVLDLPLIGWLTLIWVMLWSTLTWANVLIGVIVAVAVCLAFPLPRVDLGLRLHPWGILVLAGYLLYDMVTSGVRVAGQILAGRPHRAAVIAVPLRCRSDLMLAATAVAVSNVPGGAIVEVRRSTATVFLHVLDADRPAELDAARRSVWRMEALAVRAFGTRDEIARVAEPPPSHPQTGSTPA comes from the coding sequence ATGCCACCGCTCAGCCTCACCCTGGGCAGGAGCGGGCGCCGCGTGCTCGACCTGCCGCTCATCGGCTGGCTCACCCTGATCTGGGTGATGCTCTGGTCCACCCTGACCTGGGCCAACGTCCTCATCGGGGTGATCGTCGCGGTGGCCGTCTGCCTGGCCTTCCCGCTGCCCCGGGTCGACCTCGGGCTGCGGCTGCACCCCTGGGGCATCCTGGTGCTCGCCGGCTACCTGCTCTACGACATGGTCACCTCCGGGGTGAGGGTGGCCGGGCAGATCCTCGCCGGCAGGCCGCACCGGGCCGCCGTCATCGCGGTGCCGCTGCGCTGCCGGAGCGACCTGATGCTCGCCGCCACCGCCGTCGCCGTCTCCAACGTGCCCGGCGGCGCCATCGTCGAGGTGCGCCGCTCCACCGCCACCGTCTTCCTGCACGTGCTCGACGCCGACCGGCCCGCCGAACTCGACGCCGCCCGGCGCTCGGTGTGGCGGATGGAAGCCCTGGCCGTACGGGCCTTCGGGACCCGGGACGAGATCGCCCGGGTCGCGGAGCCGCCGCCGTCCCACCCGCAGACCGGGAGCACCCCCGCATGA
- a CDS encoding monovalent cation/H+ antiporter complex subunit F: MTTTESTDRWLLYVAVAMIVVAGLLLLARIWRGPSMLDRALSLDVCAALIIAGLGARAALVRDTFYFPIMLVLAFLGFTGSVGIARFIAVRDRPRPRRRPDRPTGTKEMGP; this comes from the coding sequence ATGACCACGACCGAGAGCACCGACCGCTGGCTGCTGTACGTGGCGGTGGCGATGATCGTCGTCGCCGGCCTGCTGCTGCTCGCCCGCATCTGGCGCGGCCCCTCGATGCTCGACCGCGCGCTCTCGCTCGACGTGTGCGCGGCCCTGATCATCGCCGGGCTCGGGGCCCGCGCGGCGCTGGTCCGCGACACCTTCTACTTCCCGATCATGCTCGTGCTGGCGTTCCTCGGCTTCACCGGGTCCGTCGGCATCGCCCGCTTCATCGCGGTACGCGACCGGCCGCGCCCGCGCCGCCGGCCGGACCGTCCCACCGGCACGAAGGAGATGGGACCGTGA